The proteins below are encoded in one region of Thermodesulfobacteriota bacterium:
- a CDS encoding cbb3-type cytochrome c oxidase subunit I — MISSRLKAYFLLAIFGTIVVALIGYCYTKRDLPPYPQKVIMESGELLTEKAQIMAGQQVWQKYGLMDIGSVWGHGTYRGPDFTAQALHNMGQNMREKLAQERHGISYKSLNTESKGAVDAVVISQIKTNRYDSANDTLTLTPLQTASLRENRKFYDNLFAEGNKRGPIRAGTIKDPQERQNLADFFFWTAWCAGTIRPGDSHTYTNNWPHDPEVGNLVSGKSLIWSAISLVSFGIILGLIVFLFHKYEFNRGSLPYKPEPALALATAKISSSQKKTGKFFLVVAVLFFLQVIIGGLMAHYTVNPDSFFGIDFVAKFISYNWVKTWHLQLAVFWIATSWIGMTLFVSPGVGGEEPAGQGFLVDILFVAVIIVALGSLTGEVLGLKGLIGKLWFWLGHQGWEYLELGRLWQILLLVGLILWLFLVVRALKDHFASGQDKWGLPHFLAYSGIAVVGFFSFGLLYNPQSHLTIADFWRWWVVHTWVEGAFEFFAAAAIVFVMVNLGLVDLKAGLRTVYFTVSLALGSGIIGVGHHYYWFGEPSFWLALGSTISALEPVPILLLLAEVWHGQKALVKAGSGFPYRYPLMFLMSSVVWEFIGAGVMGLSITTPVVNYYEHATYLTVNHGHTALFGTYGLLAIGLLLFSMRGLVRENGWNDRLLKVSFWGTNIGLFIMFIGTLLPIGILQVLDNIKYGFWHARSDEFWFQDTIQLLGQIRILPDLLIILGAGALLLFMLKAITRLKPVEVKSGERFD; from the coding sequence ATGATCAGTTCAAGACTTAAAGCCTATTTTTTACTAGCCATTTTTGGGACTATCGTCGTTGCCCTCATCGGATATTGTTATACCAAAAGAGACCTGCCACCATATCCGCAAAAGGTTATCATGGAAAGTGGTGAACTGTTGACCGAAAAAGCTCAAATCATGGCTGGTCAACAGGTCTGGCAGAAATATGGCCTGATGGATATTGGGAGTGTATGGGGACACGGCACTTACAGGGGACCAGATTTTACTGCACAAGCCCTGCATAATATGGGACAGAATATGCGGGAAAAGCTGGCACAGGAAAGACATGGCATTTCTTACAAGTCCCTTAATACAGAGTCAAAAGGGGCAGTGGATGCGGTTGTTATCAGTCAAATCAAGACCAACCGATACGATTCAGCCAATGATACCCTGACCCTGACGCCTCTCCAGACGGCGTCTCTCCGTGAAAACCGTAAATTCTACGACAACCTTTTCGCAGAAGGGAATAAAAGAGGGCCAATCCGTGCCGGGACTATCAAGGACCCTCAGGAACGCCAGAATCTTGCTGACTTCTTTTTCTGGACGGCATGGTGTGCCGGAACCATTCGGCCCGGGGACAGCCATACCTATACAAATAATTGGCCCCACGACCCGGAGGTGGGAAATTTGGTCTCCGGAAAATCTCTGATATGGTCTGCAATATCCCTGGTGTCCTTCGGTATTATACTTGGGTTGATAGTCTTTCTCTTTCATAAATACGAGTTCAACCGAGGGTCATTGCCGTATAAACCTGAACCTGCCCTGGCACTGGCTACAGCGAAAATATCCTCCAGCCAGAAGAAAACAGGCAAATTTTTCCTGGTTGTGGCTGTACTGTTTTTCTTGCAGGTTATCATAGGCGGACTGATGGCCCACTATACGGTGAACCCTGATTCCTTTTTCGGGATTGATTTTGTAGCAAAATTCATATCTTACAATTGGGTCAAGACATGGCACCTTCAATTAGCCGTGTTCTGGATAGCCACCTCCTGGATCGGCATGACCCTGTTTGTTTCCCCAGGGGTAGGAGGGGAGGAACCAGCAGGACAGGGTTTTTTAGTAGATATTCTCTTCGTGGCAGTGATAATTGTTGCACTGGGAAGCCTTACCGGTGAAGTCCTGGGTCTGAAAGGGTTGATCGGTAAGTTGTGGTTCTGGTTGGGGCATCAGGGTTGGGAGTACCTGGAACTGGGTCGTCTGTGGCAGATTCTGCTGCTCGTCGGGCTCATATTATGGCTTTTTTTGGTGGTTCGTGCATTGAAGGATCATTTTGCTTCCGGACAGGACAAATGGGGGTTACCCCACTTCCTGGCATATTCCGGAATAGCGGTTGTTGGTTTTTTCTCTTTCGGTCTCCTCTATAACCCTCAGTCCCACCTGACTATTGCGGATTTCTGGCGATGGTGGGTGGTGCATACGTGGGTTGAAGGGGCTTTTGAGTTCTTTGCTGCTGCTGCAATCGTTTTTGTGATGGTAAATCTGGGGCTGGTCGATCTGAAGGCTGGACTTCGCACTGTTTATTTTACTGTTTCCCTTGCCCTGGGCTCAGGTATCATCGGTGTGGGGCATCATTACTACTGGTTTGGTGAGCCTTCCTTCTGGTTGGCTTTGGGGTCTACCATCTCAGCGCTCGAACCTGTACCGATTTTGCTCCTCCTTGCCGAGGTATGGCACGGACAAAAAGCGCTTGTCAAAGCAGGCAGCGGGTTTCCTTACCGGTATCCACTGATGTTTCTGATGTCCTCTGTTGTTTGGGAATTTATAGGGGCAGGAGTCATGGGGTTATCGATTACTACACCTGTAGTGAATTACTATGAACACGCCACCTATCTTACCGTTAATCATGGACACACAGCGTTGTTCGGGACTTACGGTCTTCTGGCAATAGGTCTGCTGTTATTTTCCATGCGAGGATTAGTCAGAGAGAATGGGTGGAATGACCGGTTACTCAAGGTATCTTTCTGGGGAACGAATATCGGGCTTTTTATCATGTTCATTGGAACTTTATTGCCTATCGGTATCCTTCAGGTTCTGGATAATATTAAATACGGTTTTTGGCACGCCCGTTCGGATGAATTTTGGTTCCAGGACACCATTCAATTATTAGGACAAATCAGGATACTGCCAGACCTGCTGATTATCCTTGGTGCCGGTGCACTTCTCCTGTTTATGCTTAAAGCTATAACCAGACTGAAACCGGTTGAGGTGAAATCTGGTGAAAGATTTGATTAG